The following proteins come from a genomic window of Plasmodium vivax chromosome 3, whole genome shotgun sequence:
- a CDS encoding hypothetical protein, conserved (encoded by transcript PVX_000595A) gives MGIPRDSLKLAQSALKGKPAERSCSPAVVKCTARVAIYKKHKGLFKAAEKEIKREGRHLGELLFKKKLHLLSEKDIGKILKKVIKGRIKNEFVWDDLRRKLNIRSAALLSFLFAYLRDSHRSMEPRQFLQIFLVLVKHTFRDVSAVHWGASSPGGGKWEQITRAEKNLLHVLTLHCAESINLFTLNDVAMTCEALCFFTLRDNPFIPFWNGFLSHVFGVSSAGGEVQNASAQGGDSLLKRSRRSPYVGRVVQRRVPHIGEAKNRTNGRREEIPEWHFELSGRNLLSIVKYTCLYGDLHPEVLNPLAKKMKKIFFEVPLDTTLHECVEILSLFNGTNELEGKTEELRERIHLYEHQFEGTLLVTQHDVKCLVTLARLSFERLNVIPFLKVFLNNVHKFSGEDAARLVRLLLASWGAHTGGGEDFLGGEDRVGAGRNHLLEPPPYAATLMRGLLSALLPACPEVISQLTYVEMLLLCGAVETLALPNRNILKRVAERISDDLKRVNVPSGHLPPAVVNYLFLITFALHRYGSYVGADLTRRLVKITLEREKERKQEKKLWQHQRRDHYPFYLLTLHGGSAGGSASMWVEYFNSLWGSLSPYGLDEQTMYLLLLLYFGATKRGGYRSLLRPVKRSAARCARLEALVVVSPYDRRFIYSEKQIKEELLKLFLHLWAAYPIRSCRKSLDLLIVVSAFREEAYLRSYLFSEHVVSRLNRYVALLAVRESSLSVHLCEDPVTKEPVRVNLSKLRYACQRVVRKRGGEEASDKAEASDETQKLLAAKAQKLLTAKQSRACQLEEATRSYLLNDYKHKELVAERGDAPQKGRPAKYLRNCRRGEPVLGALSVYGHQ, from the exons ATGGGGATCCCCCGCGACAGCCTCAAACTCGCGCAGAGCGCGCTGAAGGGGAAACCAGCGGAGCGAAGCTGCAGCCCTGCCGTTGTTAAGTGCACAGCGCGGGTAGCAATATATAAGAAGCACAAGGGCCTATTCAAAGCTGCAGAGAAGGAGATCAAAAGGGAAGGGAGACATTTGGGGGAGCTCCTCTtcaagaagaagctgcaccTTTTAAGTGAAAAGGACATtggcaaaattttgaagaaggtgATAAAgggaagaattaaaaatgaattcgtCTGGGACGACTTGCGGAGA AAGCTAAACATAAGGAGCGCCGCCCTCCTCAGCTTCCTCTTCGCCTACCTAAGGGACTCCCACCGTAGCATGGAGCCTCGTCagtttttgcaaatattcCTCGTCTTGGTGAAGCATACATTTCGAGATGTGTCTGCAGTGCACTGGGGGGCATCTTCCCCAGGTGGTGGCAAG tgggaGCAAATAACCCGCGCGGAGAAGAACCTCCTGCACGTGTTGACTCTACACTGTGCGGAGAGCATCAACCTATTTACACTGAATGACGTCGCCATGACGTGCGAAGccctttgcttcttcaccttgaGGGACAACCCTTTCATCCCCTTCTGGAATGGCTTCCTCTCCCACGTCTTCGGGGTGtcctccgcggggggggaagtgcaaaATGCATCTGCGCAAGGAGGCGATTCTCTTTTAAAGAGGAGCAGGCGATCACCCTACGTTGGGAGGGTAGTACAAAGGAGAGTGCCTCACATCGGCGAGGCGAAGAACCGAACGAATGGAAGACGCGAAGAAATTCCCGAGTGGCATTTTGAACTTAGTGGCAGGAATTTGCTGAGCATAGTCAAATACACGTGTCTCTATGGGGACCTCCACCCGGAGGTTCTGAACCCCTTGGccaagaaaatgaaaaaaattttttttgaagttccCTTAGACACAACGCTACACGAGTGTGTGGAAATTCTCTCCCTCTTTAACGGTACAAACGAGTTGGAGGGTAAGACGGAGGAGTTGAGGGAGAGGATCCATCTGTATGAGCATCAGTTTGAAGGAACCCTCCTGGTGACTCAGCACGATGTGAAGTGCCTCGTGACGTTGGCAAGACTTTCCTTTGAGAGGCTAAACGtgattccatttttaaaagtttttctGAACAATGTGCATAAGTTTTCCGGGGAGGATGCCGCGAGGTTGGTGCGTCTGCTGCTGGCGAGTTGGGGCGCccacacgggggggggagaggacTTCTTAGGGGGAGAAGACCGTGTAGGGGCAGGCAGAAATCACCTTTTGGAACCCCCCCCCTACGCCGCCACCCTCATGAGGGGGCTCCTCTCCGCGCTGCTGCCCGCCTGCCCCGAAGTAATCTCCCAGCTGACCTACGTCGAAATGCTGCTCCTCTGTGGGGCGGTGGAAACACTTGCCCTGCCAAACAGAAACATCCTCAAGCGTGTAGCCGAGAGGATCTCCGACGATTTGAAGAGGGTGAACGTCCCGAGTGGACACCTCCCCCCTGCCGTTGTGAACTACCTCTTTCTAATCACCTTCGCATTGCACAGGTATGGAAGTTACGTGGGTGCCGATTTGACTCGCCGCTTGGTGAAGATCACAttggagagggagaaggagaggaagcaggagaagaagctgtgGCAACACCAACGAAGGGACCATTAtcccttttatttgttaaCTCTACATGGAGGGAGTGCTGGAGGAAGCGCCTCCATGTGGGTAGAGTACTTCAATTCCCTCTGGGGGAGCCTCTCCCCCTATGGGCTGGATGAGCAAACAATGTACCTTCTCCTCTTACTCTATTTTGGGGCGACTAAACGGGGGGGCTACCGCTCTTTGCTGCGTCCAGTGAAGCGGTCAGCAGCGAGGTGTGCCAGGTTGGAAGCCCTAGTGGTGGTGTCCCCCTACGACCGCCGCTTCATCTACAGCGAGAAGCAAATAAAGGAGGAACTGCTCAAACTGTTTCTACACCTGTGGGCAGCCTACCCAATTAGATCGTGCAGGAAATCGCTCGACCTGTTAATCGTCGTGAGTGCATTTAGGGAGGAAGCATACCTGCGGAGCTACCTATTCAGTGAGCACGTGGTGAGTAGGCTTAACCGCTACGTAGCATTGCTTGCCGTGAGGGAGAGCAGCCTCTCGGTGCACCTGTGCGAAGACCCAGTGACGAAGGAGCCCGTGCGTGTAAACCTGTCCAAGCTGAGGTACGCGTGTCAGCGGGTGGTGCGgaagcgggggggggaagaagcctcAGATAAGGCAGAAGCGTCGGACGAAACGCAGAAGCTACTTGCCGCGAAGGCGCAGAAGCTACTTACCGCAAAGCAATCGCGTGCATGCCAACTGGAGGAGGCCACTCGAAGCTACCTACTAAACGACTACAAGCACAAGGAGCTCGTTGCCGAGCGGGGGGACGCCCCCCAGAAGGGGAGGCCCGCCAAGTACCTTCGGAACTGCAGGCGGGGGGAGCCGGTGCTGGGAGCCCTGTCCGTCTACGGCCATCAGTAG
- a CDS encoding eukaryotic translation initiation factor 3 subunit 2, putative (encoded by transcript PVX_000590A) yields the protein MKRKYLCGHNRPLTHVNTNYDGDLLFTTGRDKKFILWRLADGNQIGLYECSGAVYNSDVTYDSKRIACSSAANKVYIFDVYTGETLTVMEENGPVRFVEFNKNPLDQSKIVVATDRLKVEHKRFIKLYDLKSNTVVWKQEHESRCIQVRWCFFDKLILSAHENGEIVIWNAEDGHQMRKIQAHSKEVTNMAFDRDRMIMLTSSADGTATLRDAINFEIINEYTADRPLNTCDISPLFKSEHNPKNHIILAGGQAAEHVTTTATGEGKFQTLLYDIIHANELGSIKGHFGTVHSIKFLPHGDGFVSGGEDGFARIYHFDKDYFIGKYD from the exons atgaagaggaaatacTTGTGTGGCCACAACCGTCCGCTGACGCATGTGAACACGAATTACGATGGGGATTTGCTTTTCACCACAGGCAGG GATAAGAAGTTCATTTTGTGGAGACTGGCCGATGGGAACCAAATAG GGCTCTACGAGTGCAGCGGCGCCGTGTACAACTCGGACGTGACCTACGACAGCAAGCGCATCGCGTGCTCCTCCGCCGCGAACAAAGTTTACATATTTGACGTTTACACTGGAGAGACGCTCACCGTGATGGAGGAGAACGGGCCGGTGCGTTTCGTGGAGTTTAACAAGAATCCACTGGACCAAAGCAAGATCGTTGTAGCTACGGACAGACTGAAGGTGGAGCATAAGCGGTTCATCAAACTGTATGACCTGAAGAGCAATACAGTCGTGTGGAAACAGGAGCACGAAAGTAGGTGCATCCAAGTGAGGTGGTGTTTTTTTGATAAGCTTATCCTCTCGGCACACGAAAATGGGGAGATAGTCATCTGGAATGCAGAGGATGGTCatcaaatgagaaaaatacaAGCCCATTCGAAGGAAGTAACCAATATGGCATTCGACAGGGACCGAATGATTATGTTAACCTCCTCTGCCGATGGAACTGCGACGTTAAGAGATGCaataaattttgaaataattaatgaGTACACAGCGGATAGACCACTCAACACGTGTGATATCTCTCCTCTCTTTAAGAGCGAGCACAATCCGAAGAATCACATCATTTTGGCTGGTGGCCAGGCGGCCGAACATGTCACCACCACTGCCACGGGAGAGGGGAAGTTCCAGACGCTCCTCTACGACATCATCCACGCGAACGAGTTGGGAAGCATCAAGGGCCACTTCGGAACGGTGCACTCCATCAAGTTCCTGCCGCACGGCGACGGCTTCGTCTCCGGCGGGGAGGACGGCTTCGCCAGGATCTACCACTTCGATAAGGACTACTTCATCGGCAAGTACGACTag
- a CDS encoding transporter/permease protein, putative (encoded by transcript PVX_000585A), which produces MKNEILYGTTFVLFLISYCFQPLLIDIIKYNGCGNSSTFIFLLPHYLSMIIVGLLPKKQKLNECKWMKIFFVSILDLVNQVLKKIGLIYAGSALYIIIDSCTLIFTAIWRRLLLNKKINCFQLLGILLITFGIAIKSNNLKFEINKEEIIGVILIIVSNILMGLTFVLNEKYMGEMEGQNIVCLMGIFSFCFVSLWTVIWTVPNFDHLIMENIKKKQGNINTIWLSFLGLFIFNFVTSSTLWYIMKISGSLTVGILKGLKVAIIFLFSHIFFCKYDYKQCLNFHSSLSVFFCILGVLIYSYNEFLLILMSKVYLCRRPKVIV; this is translated from the coding sequence atgaaaaatgaaatactaTATGGAACGACATTTGTTTTGTTCCTCATCAGCTACTGCTTCCAGCCGTTGCTCATCGACATAATCAAGTACAATGGGTGCGGCAACTCCAGCACGTTTATATTCCTCTTGCCGCACTACTTGTCTATGATCATTGTGGGGTTGCTACCGAAGAAGCAAAAGTTGAATGAGTGCAAATGGATGAAgatcttttttgtttccatcCTGGACCTCGTAAACcaggtattaaaaaaaataggcctAATCTATGCAGGCTCCGCGCTGTACATCATTATTGATAGTTGTACGCTGATTTTCACAGCCATTTGGAGGAGACTGCTGCTGAACAAGAAGATCAACTGCTTTCAGCTGCTCGGGATTTTGTTAATAACCTTTGGTATAGCCATAAAATCAAATAATCTCAAATTTGAAATTAACAAAGAGGAAATCATTGGAGTCATTTTAATCATCGTGAGCAACATCCTCATGGGGCTAACATTTGTTTTGAATGAAAAGTACATGGGTGAAATGGAAGGACAGAACATCGTGTGTTTAATGGGTATCTTCAGCTTTTGCTTCGTCAGCCTGTGGACAGTCATATGGACCGTTCCCAACTTTGATCATCTCATTATGGAGAAtataaagaagaagcagggAAACATTAACACCATTTGGCTAAGTTTTTTGGgactcttcatttttaacttcgTCACGTCGTCTACCCTCTGGTACATCATGAAGATTAGCGGATCACTCACCGTTGGAATTCTTAAGGGACTCAAAGTCgccattatttttcttttcagtcatatttttttttgtaaatatgatTACAAGCAATGCCTCAACTTCCACTCCTCcctttcagtttttttttgtatcttGGGGGTCCTCATATATTCGTACAACGAATTTTTGTTGATCCTTATGAGCAAGGTGTATCTGTGCAGGCGGCCTAAGGTGATTGTCTAG